CGGCGTCGTGCTGGCATTCATGATCATGTCGATGACATACGCGCCGGAGGATCGCCCCAATCCGACGCAATTCACGCTGAACTTCGGGCCATGGATTATAGTCGCTACGATAATCCTGCCGTCTCTGATTGCCGGCTGGTTGGCAGCGCAAAAGAAGCAAGGCAAAATGGTGCTGACAGAGGATGCACCGGTCGCGACTGGCGGCGGATATGCGATGGATCATCTGTACCGCGCGCTGGTCTTGCCGCTCGTCGAATTTGTTGGCCGGATGGGGTGGAGCCTCGTGCTCATCCTTGCAGTCGTGCTGACCTACCGCATTTGCGATGCGATCTGGGGCACATTTGCATATCCGTTCTACCTCGGCGAACTGGAGTACACCAATGATGAGGTCGCGTTTGCGTCCAAGTTCTTTGGTGTAGGCGCGATCATTGCCGGACTGGCTTTGGGCGGGCTGATGCTGACCGCGATTGGCCGGATGACTACGCTTTTCATTGGAGGCCTGCTCGCCGCGCTGACAAACCTGCTTTATGCTGATCTTGCGATAGGCGGGCACAATATGCAGGCGGTCAGCGATGCCGTGGGCTTTACATGGCTGATCAGCCAGGTGCCGGGCATTGGCAGCGCGTCACTTGCCAAGCTGACCTTCACGATCTTCTTCGAAAACTTGGCCATCGGGATCGCTGGCGCTGCCTACATCGCGTGGCTGAGTTCGATCGTGTCGAAGAAATTCAGCGCAGTGCAATATGCACTTCTGTCATCGCTCACACTGCTTGTCGGCACGCTGGGGCGCGGCGCGCTGGGCGAGATGATCGAGGATCAGGGCTATTTCGATGTCTTTGTCCTGACGACTTTCATAGGGCTGGCCGCCGTTGTGCTGGTCGCGTTCGAATGGTGGCGGCAGGCGAGGGCGGGGGCAAAGTCTGGCGTCGTCACACCAGATGCCACCGCGCATCCGGCGGAGTAATCAATCGGGGATCTCGTCATTGAGGCGCAGAACCTCGCCCGCGAGATAGAGCGAGCCTACGATGAGTACCGAGTAATCGTCCGACGGCAGATTGAGCAGGGCTTCCTCAATATTTGCGGCTGCCTTGGCTTGCGGTCCGAAGGCTTTGACCGGATGCGACGGGAAGTTTGGTACAGGTACAACCTGAAGCGTGCGGATACGGTCACCCAGCGGCCCGATGATGGCCAGCGGGTCTTTGCCTTCAATCATTCCGATGATGAGGTGCACCCCATGACATGCGAAATGAGCGCCCAGCATCGCCCCTGCAGAGGGGTTGTGCCCACCGTCGAGCCAGATTTCCTGCTCTGGAGCGAGTGCAGTGAGGGGACCTTCAGATAACAACTGCAAACGCGCGGGCCAACTCGCGGTTCGTAGCCCAATTGCGATTGCTTCATCCGACACGGTGATTTTCGATTGCGAGCGAAGCATTGCTATCGCCAAGCCGGCATTCAGGCCCTGATGCTCACCCGGCAGAGCCAAATCGCGTTCATCGACGCGCGAAGCAATGATCACAGGTGCTCCCGCGTCTTTGGCCACTGTTTCGATTGCCTGTCTCTCTTGCTCTGGCTGAGCGATCGTCACCAGCGGAACGCCCTTCTTCGCGATGCCGGCCTTCTCGAACGCAATCCGCGCCATCGGCTCTTGCGGCACGCCATCTTCGGGCGCGAGGAGGAACTTCTCGTGGTCGATGCCCAGCGCGGCAATTCCGCACGCTGCCAATACGTCTGGCTCGAGCACATTGGTCGCATCGAGCCGTCCACCCAGACCAACTTCCACGACGCAGGCATCGGCTGGCACGCGCGCGAACTCCACAAAGGCCGCCGCAATGCTGATTTCGAAGAAGCTGCAATCGAGCCCTTCTGCGGCATCGAACACTTCCTCCAGCAATTCGGCGAGCCGTGCGTCTTCGATCAGCTTGCCAGCCACTCTGAACCGCTCATTATAGCGCACCAGATGCGGAGAAGTGGTGACGTGGACCTTGTATCCTTCCGCCTCCAGCATCGCGCGCAGGAACGCGCAGGTTGACCCCTTGCCATTGGTCCCCGCGACGTGAAACACAGGCGGCAATCGCTTGTGCGGATCGCCAAGCCGCCGCAGCAGCTCGCGGATCGCATCAAGCCCCAGAGTGTCACGCTGAATGCTTAAGCTACCAAGTCTGTCGAGCTGGGCCTGAACGCGCGGATCGTCCGAGCGCCCCATATCGCGCATTGCGTTGGCGCCTTAGGCTGCTTTGCGCGGCTGCAGATAGCCGAGCACGGTTGCGAGCTGTTCCTTCAGGTCCGCTCGGTGAACCACCATATCGACCATGCCGTGCTCGTAAAGATACTCGGCCCGCTGGAATCCTTCGGGCAATTGTTCGCGGATTGTATCCTGAATCACGCGTTGGCCGGCAAAGCCGATCAGCGCGCCGGGCTCTGCAATCTGCACATCGCCCAGCATGGCATAGCTGGCGGTAATGCCGCCGGTGGTCGGGTCAGTCAACACGACGATATAGGGCAGGCCAGCCTCTTTCAGGCGGCGTGTCATGACGGTGGCCTTGGGCATTTGCATCAGGCTGAGGATGCCCTCCTGCATACGCGCGCCGCCCGCTGCGGTCACGACGATATAGCCGGCCCTGCGTTTCAGAGCTTCTTCTGCGCCCGCGACAAAGGCCGCGCCCACGGCCATGCCCATCGATCCACCCATGAAGCCGAAATCCTGAACGCCGACCACTGCTGCGCGCCCGTCAATCGTGCCCGAGCCGACACTGAAGGCATCGGCATGCGGCGATTTGGCGCGCGCGATCTTCAAACGATCAGTGTATTTCTTGCTGTCCTTGAACTTCAGCGGGTCTTCCTTGACCTCTGGCTGCGGCAACATCTCGAAACCTTCGTCGAGTAGCAGATTTAAGCGCTGATCCGCGCTGATCCGGCCATGATGGTCACACCGCGGGCAGACCCACAGATTGTCCATATACTCCTGCTCGAACAGCATTTCCGCGCAGGACGGGCATTTGACCCACAAATCCTTGTCAGTGCTACGTTTTTCGCCAAAGCCGAACGAATTGCGGACGCGTGTGAACCAGTTCATTTCGAATATCCTAGCGAGCGGTGCGAACCGCTTGTGAAAGGGCCGAAGTCAGCTCCTTTAGCTTGGCAGGGGCATCTTTGCCAAATTTGCCGACCAGTTCGACCAAGGCTGAGCCGACGACTACGCCATCAGCAACCTTCGCGATTTCCGCCGCCTGTTCGGTCGTGCGCACCCCGAAACCGACCGCAACGGGCAGATCGGTCGATTGCTTGATACGGGTGACATTGGCTTCGATACTGTCGATTGCGGCCTGCTGTTTGCCGGTAATGCCGGCGACGGAAACGTAATAGACGAAGCCCTCAGACCCTTCGAGAACGGCGGGCAGGCGAGCGGCGTCGGTGGTAGGCGTGCTGAGGCGGATCGGTGCGATTCCTGCGGCGCGCAAGGCAGGGCCAAGCTCGCCGTCTTCCTCTGGCGGGATATCGACGCAGATCACGCCATCGACGCCGCAGCCACGGCATTGTTCTGCAAACCATTCAGGCCCGCGCCGGATCATCGGGTTGGCATAGCCCATCAGCACGAGCGGAACGTCAGGATGCCGCACGCGGAACTCGTTCGCGATCATTAGCACATCGGCGGTGGTTGTGCCTTTACCCAAGCTGCGCAGGTTTGCTGCCTGAATCGCGGGGCCATCGGCCATCGGATCGGTAAAGGGCATGCCCAGCTCGATTACATCCGCGCCTCCTTCGACCAGCGCATCGAGATTGGCCGCGGTGTCACCATCGCCCGCGGTGATGAAGCAGACGAGCGCGGGATGAGTTTTGGCGAATGCAGTGGAGAGGCGGGTCACATCTCCACTCCCAGCTTTTCAGCCACGGTGAAGATATCCTTGTCCCCGCGACCGCAGAGATTCATCAGGATGATCTGATCCTCGCGCATTTGCTTAGCACGGTCAGCGACCGCGGCCAGCGCGTGGCTGGGCTCAAGCGCGGGGATGATGCCTTCGGTGCGGCAGAGCAGCTGGAACCCGTCCAATGCCTCATCGTCGGTCACAGCGGTGTATTCAACCCGTCCGCTTTCCTTCAGCCATGCGTGTTCTGGCCCGATGCCGGGATAGTCCAGTCCTGCGCTGATCGAATGGCCTTCGGTGATCTGGCCATCCTCGTCTTGCAGCAGATAGGTCTTGTTGCCGTGCAGGATGCCCGGCGCTCCGCCCAACAGCGAAGCGGCGTGCTCATCACCATCAAGGCCATGTCCCGCCGCTTCAACGCCGAGCATCTTAACGTCCGGATCGTCGAGGAACGGGTGGAATAGGCCAAGCGCGTTTGATCCGCCGCCGATGCAGGCGATCAACAGGTCCGGCAGACGGCCCACGCGATCCAGCATTTGCGCGCGCGCTTCCTTCCCGATCACGCTTTGGAAATCACGCACCAGTTCAGGGTAGGGGTGTGGTCCCGCAGCGGTGCCGATGATGTAGAACGTGTCATGCACATTCGCGACCCAGTCACGCAGGCCTTCGTTCATTGCGTCTTTCAGCGTCGCTCCGCCGCTGGTGACGGGGACAACTTCGGCGCCGAGCAGCTTCATGCGGAAGACATTGGGCGATTGCCGCTTCACGTCCTCTGCGCCCATGTAGATCACGCACGGCAGGCCAAACCGCGCGCAGACGGTCGCGGTCGCCACGCCATGCTGGCCCGCACCGGTTTCGGCGATGATGCGCGTCTTGCCCATGCGCTTGGCAAGCAGGATCTGACCGATGCAGTTATTGATCTTGTGCGCGCCGGTGTGATTGAGCTCGTCGCGCTTGAACCAGACCTGCGCGCCTCCCAATGCCTCGGTGAGACGCTCAGCGAAATAGAGCGGGGAAGGGCGCCCGACATAGTGCTCCAGAAGATCGTCAAATTCGGCCTTGAACGCCGGGTCGGCCTGAGCCGCGCGGTACTCGCGTTCAAGGTCAAGGATCAACGGCATCAGCGTTTCAGCGACATAGCGTCCGCCGAACTGGCCGAAATGCCCGCGTTCATCGGGCTGGTTACGGAAAGAGTTTACCTGGTTCATTGAGGCAGCGATTGGCAGAGCTTACACATGGTGTCTAGCGTCAACACGTTCATGGGGTGTTTTGCAACTGCGCTAGCAGATTTGCGTCGAGTGCCCCCCTCACTGGATCCTGCCTATGCATATTTGCATGAGAGGCAGTCGCTTTTCGGCAATTTCCATTCATTTACGTTGAAGTTAGCTGGCCTCAATTCGTCTCCTCTCCGACGAATCAAGAAAACATAGGAAGATAAGATGAAAAATATTGCGATGGTTGCCGCAACGGCGGTGGCCTTCATTGCCGTGCCTGCAAAAGCTGATGAGACGCGTTTGGAAGCGCGTGGCGGAGTAGTATGGTTTGATGGCGGCGAAGAAGCTGTTGCAGGCGTTGCCGCCGGACACGATTTTCACCTCGATGAAAGCTTCTTTATCGGCATCGAGGGTTCGGCCGACAAGGTGCTTGCAGATGGTGCCGATGTGTTGTTTGGAGCAACCGCTCGTGCGGGATTTATTGTTGCCGAAGATCTCAAGCTATTTGTCGCAGCCGGCTATAGCTTCAACAATAGCGATGCTGTTCACGCAGGTGGTGGGCTTCAATACAATGTCAGCGATCAAGTGTATCTGAAGACTGAGTATCGAATCTATTTCGATGGCTTTGCGAATATCAACAGCGCAGTTGCCGGAGTTGGTTTCCGCTTTTGATCGCGGTTAACCTGTTGGGCGAGGGGTGCGCCGCATGTGCACCCCTTGCTCAAGCATTGCGGGCAGCGCTGCAAAACGCTTGGATCAAGCTCACATCCTTTACACCCGGCGCAATTTCGAGGCCACTTGACGCATCGACCAGCGGCGCGCCCGTTGCCAGGATCGCCTCGGCAACATTGTCTGCCGTCAAGCCGCCCGCGATACCCCAGTCAACCTGATGCTTGTGGCCCGCAAGCAGATTCCAGTCGAAGGCGATACCATTGCCACCAGGCAGTTTTTTCGCTGGTGCATCGAACAGAAGACGGTCAACTTTGCCAAAGAAGGCCGAACTGCGGGCTAGTGTGCCGGCATCTTTAAGCCCCAGCGCCTTCCACACCTCAACACCGGTCTTTTCCCGGACCATTCCTGCCCATTCGGGTGTTTCGCGGCCGTGGAATTGAACTACATCTGGTTTGACGGTGTTCAATGCAATCGCGGTTTCGTTCGGCTGCATATTCACCAAAAGTAGCACAACCTTGACACTCGTCGGCACGCGCGCGCGCAACTTGGCCGCGTCTTCCAGCGATACATGCCGCACACTTGGTTCGAAGTGGACGAGGCCAACGTGCGTCGCGCCGGAATCGACAGCCGCATCTATGGTTTCAGGCGTCGAAAGCCCGCATATCTTGATCTGAACTGACATTTGTTGGCTCTAAAGCGTTGCCTCGATCGCGCGCGCGGCCTCCAAAGGATCGTCTGCCTTGCTGATCGGGCGTCCGATGACCAGGACACTTGCACCATCATCTCGAGCTTTGCGCGGTGTAACGACACGTTTCTGGTCGCCTGTTGCCTTGCCGCCGGGGCGAAGTCCGGGAACAACGAAGAAACCGTCTTTCCATCGCTTGTGAACAGCGCCGACCTCTTGGCCTGAACACACAATACCATCCAGCCCGGCGTCTTGCGCCAGCTCAGCCAGCCGCATGACGTGGTCATGCGGCGTGCCCGTAATGCCTGTGCGTGCCATGTCACGCTCATCAAGGCTGGTCAGCATGGTCACTGCTACAACCTTGCACCCGTCGGCCGCCGCTGCCTTGGCATCTTCCATCATCGCACGACCACCGCTGGCATGGATGGTGACGATTGCGGGTTCCAGCACATGAATTGCCTGCATGGCGCCTGCGACGGTGTTCGGGATGTCATGCAGTTTCAGGTCAAGAAAGATTGGCAGGCCGGTTTCATGCGCAATCTCATGCACCCCATGGTGACCGTGCGCGCAAAAGAACTCGAGACCCAGTTTGACCCCGCCGATATGCGATTTCACTTTGTTCAGAAGCGCTTTCGCCGGCGTTATCTGGGGCACATCAAGAGCAAGAAAGATCGGATTGCTCATCAGTTGCTGTCATCCGGCTTCAGCGTGTCGCCAGCGGTGCCCGCGTCGCTGGCATCAGCGGCTGTCTGTGCAGGCGACGGGGACGGAGGCGGCGCGCTATGGCGGGCGCTTAATGAATTAGAGCGTACGGCATTCTGCAACGAGGTAATCCGTCGATTGAGGCTCCACTTGACGCCACGGTGGTAAATCCAGGTCGGGATCATACCAAGCAAGAAGAACACAATCGCAATAACACCCACTGGCCATTCGAACAGGAAGTTATCGCCATCCGAAGATGGCCAGATCCGCACTTCCTGAGGTTCGCCCCAATTCATTGTCACGAACAAAACCACAAACGCTGTTATGGCGACCCAGATCAGTGTGCGAACATATTGCATGCTTGGTTCTCCTGCCTCTGCGTTACGCTAGTTGTCTTGAGCAGACAGGTCCAGTCCGAGTTAACCGCCAAACACCCGCGCAAATATCGTCTCGACATGTTTGAAGTGGTAGTCGAGATTGAATTTTTCCTCGAGTTCCTCGGGCGAGAGAGCCGCTGTGACTTCATCATCGGCTTTGAGCAATTCAAGCAGCGACAACTTGCCGTCCGATTCCCAGACTTTCATCGCGTTGCGTTGAACCAGACGATAGGCGTTGTCGCGAGTGATGCCTGCCTGCGTCAAGGCCAGCAGCACCCGCTGGGAATGGACCAGCCCCCCCATCAGATCGAGGTTCTTCTCCATCCGCTCCGGATAGACCAGCAGCTTGTCCACCACACCCGTGAGACGAGCCAGTGCGAAGTCCAGAGTGATTGTCGCGTCAGGTCCAATGAAGCGTTCAACCGAGGAATGGGAGATATCACGCTCGTGCCACAACGCGACGTTCTCCAGCGCAGGCATGGCATAGCTGCGGATCATGCGCGCCTGACCGGTAAGGTTTTCCGTCAGGATCGGATTGCGCTTATGCGGCATCGCACTGGAGCCCTTTTGCCCGGGCGCGAAGTATTCTTCCGCTTCCAGCACTTCGGTGCGTTGCAGATGACGAATTTCAACAGCGAGACGTTCTATCGAGCTCGCGATGACCGCTAGAGTAGAGAAATACATCGCATGGCGATCACGTGGTATCACCTGCGTGGAAACCGGCTCTGGCGTCAGACCCAGTTGTTCAGCTACATACGCCTCGACAGAAGGGTCAATGTTGGCGAAGGTGCCAACTGCGCCGCTGATCGCGCAAGTCGCGATCTCCGCGCGCGCGTTAATTAGGCGAGTCCTGCAGCGGTCAAATTCGGCGTAGGCCTGCGCCAGTTTCAGACCGAAGGTCACGGGCTCTGCATGGATGCCATGGCTGCGCCCGATGGTGGGCGTGAACTTGTGCTCTTCCGCGCGGCGTTTGATCGCGGCTAGCAGCGCGTCCATGTCTTCAAGCAGCAAATCGGTTGCACGCGTCAGTTGAACCGCGAGAGTGGTGTCGAGTACGTCGCTGCTGGTCATGCCCTGGTGCATGAAGCGTGCTTCGGGGCCAACTTGCTCCGCCACCCAATCGAGGAATGCGATCACATCATGCTTCAGCACTGCTTCCTTGGCGTCGATCGCGGCTACGTCGATCTTTGGCTCGGTTGCCCACCAATCCCACAGCGCCTTCGCACCGCTTTCAGGCACAACCCCCAGATCTGCAAGTTTCTGCGTTGCGTGCGCTTCGATCAGGAACCAGATCTCATATTTGCACTCCGGCTCCCAGATAGCCGTCATGGCAGGGCGGGCATAGCGAGGGACCATTGTTGAACTCCGTGCACGAAAAGGAGCTTGGCGGCTAAGGTCGGATCGCTTGCCGGTCAACCCGGCCAGCTGAATTCCAGCGCGGTTTCTCCGGTTTTCTCACCGCTGGCGTCAAAGCGCCGCTCGAGAATCCGGCCGTGACCGTGCTTGTTGACTGTGACAACAGTTGAGCATCTGGTCCCGTAGACCGGGTTTCGTATGAAGGCCGGCGTCTCCTGAGCTTCCAGCGGCATGTCAGATGGCAAGCGCGGTTGCAGGCCCAGACTCGGCAAGTTCTCGCTGCCGAGGGCATCGAACAGAGGCGCAGATAAGCTGCCGCTCTGCCAAAGCCAGTCAAACAACGCGGTCTTCAAATGGACGGTTTTGGCCCATGGTTCGTCCAGTTGTCCGTTTGAAAGGCCATAGACGCCGCGAGACAGATTAGCGCTGATATGGTCAGGGCGGTTAGTCAGAAAACGTGCTTCGTCCCGGCTTGCGTGAATGATGTTGAACGGGTTGTAGCTACCCATATCGAGTGTTTGATTTTGATCGGTCAGAAGATCTGTCACGAGTTCGCCTCGTGACTTGCGAGACGGATCGGGCTGGCCATAGCCACGCAAGTTTGTAACGAGCACAAATTGACCCTGTTCGGAAACCCCTAACCAGGTCCCGCCGGACTGAAGATCTGGACCTGCGATTACACCTTCTCGGTCTTTCCAATGAGCCAACGGCGCGGCCGGCCTTTGATGGTATTCGTCGCGATTGCCGATCGCCACCAGATGCCAATCGGGGTGCGCTCGCCAGGCAAAGGCCGCGACGCACATCTCAGATTAGCCCTTTCGCACGCAACGAGACATGCCCTTCGTGACCGATGATAATATGATCATGTACGATCACGCCCAATAGGCGCCCGGCCTCAGCGATTTTCTTCGTGATTTGGATGTCGGCACGGCTCGGCTCCGAGCTGCCGCTAGGGTGATTGTGAACAAGGATCAGTGCGCTCGCCCCCAGGTCCATGGCTCGGCGGATGACTTCGCGCGGGTGGACTGCGGCTTCATCGGTCGACCCATCCTCGACGTGATGATCGTCAATCAGCCGATTTCGACTATCGAGATAAAGAACGCGGACACGCTCTAAGTTGAGATGTGCCATATCGATCGCCAAGTAATCGAGCAGGGACTGCCAGCTGCCCAGCACCGGTCGATCTTTCACCTCGCTCCACGCCATTCGCCGCGCAGCTATCGCGACGCTTTTCAAGGCCGCCGCGCTCGTCTCCCCCACGCCATCCACTTGAGTCAGGACTGCCGGGTTCGCATTCAAAACGGCAGACAGAGAGCCAAACCGCTTGAGTAAGGCCTTTGCCACAGGCTTAGTGTCGCCCTGACGCATGGCCGCAAACAGCAAGTACTCTAGCACTTCATAGTCTGCCAAAGCTTCAGCACCGCCGTTCAACAAACGATCGCGAAGACGGGCACGATGGCCCGACCCGGCGTGTTTTGTCGGCCGCTTGTCAGGATTGTCTTCAGCTTTCGGCAATATTGTTCTCGATAATGCTTTATGCGCATCGCAGCATTGCCTTTGTCAGGTGAAAGGCGCAAGAGTGCTAAGACATGGCTGACGCCGACGAACTCCCTGATCCTGAAGTAAAAAGGCGGTTGAAGCTCTGGCCGCGGCGGAAGCGTTTTCAGTTTCTGTTCGTGCTGCTTGTGCTGTTGCTTGTTTCCAGTTTCCTCAGCTGGCGCGCGCGCGACAACATCGCCGAAGATTTGATCACCTCGCAACTTGAGGCGTTGGGAATAGAGGCCACATACGAAATCGAATCTGTCGGGATTGCGCGGCAAGTGCTCCGCAATTTTGTTGTTGGCGATCCCGAAAATCCGGACCTGACCATCGAACGTGTCGAACTTGTCCCGGTTGTGCGAATTACCGGTGCGGACATCGGTACGCTCACGCTCATTCGCCCGCGGCTGCGCGCGACGTATCGGGACGGAGAGCTCAGCCTGGGCGCGCTTGATCCGGTCTTTGAGATTGAGACGGATGGACCCGCGCGCCTTCCCGGCTGGTCACTGTCACTGGTCGATGCGCGAGGCTGGATCGAAACAGACTACGGTGTGGCAGGCTTCAAGGCAGACGGGGCGGGTCGGCTGAGCGGCGGTTTCCACGGCGTGGCCGCGCTTGTAGCACCGCCTTGGGATATGGACTCTTGCGAATGGTCCAACGCGCAACTTGTCGGAGAGCTTCGAACTTCGCGTGGACAAGCTTACTTTAATGGGCCGCTGGAAGTCACCGAACTCTCCTGCCCGGACCAGAACTTGCGGCTACCCAAGATTACCGCTCTGTCTAGCCTGCAAACCGATGAAGATTTGGTCGGAGGTTCGGGAACGTTCGCTCTGAACGAGTTGGACGCGTCGGTGGGCGATTTGCGCACGGCTGGTTTGTCCGGGAGCTTAGAATTTGACTGGAGTGAAGGACTGGCGACCGGTCGCTATAGCTTCGGCGCGAGCGAGTTTGAAAACACCTACGGAGAGGTCAAAAGGCCAGCGGTTGATGGCGGTTTTCGCGTTCGAACTGCGGACTTCCGTTGGGAAATGGACGCAAATCTGTCTGGCTCAGACCTGGCTCTTGGAGAACGCTCGCAGAAGGCGCTCGGGTCGGCGGC
The Altererythrobacter ishigakiensis genome window above contains:
- a CDS encoding AmpG family muropeptide MFS transporter, whose amino-acid sequence is MAAGASPQKKSAWKALGMALTNRKTGFMLVFGFASGLPFALFLGTLFAWLTEAEVELETMGIFSLIGLAYAFQFLWSPLIDKVDIPLLRKLGKRKQWIVPMQVLLGTILVTLSLLDPKSQLGMFSLLAGIGAFASATQDIAINAWRIDVADDVATLDILSTVYQMGYRFSSLVGGALGLIIAARIGWPETYMLMGALLLAAGVIGLFAPNAAIDAEAAAASEGEVRALRKAGELSPEVRGRALAIVGLLWAAAIGVVLAFMIMSMTYAPEDRPNPTQFTLNFGPWIIVATIILPSLIAGWLAAQKKQGKMVLTEDAPVATGGGYAMDHLYRALVLPLVEFVGRMGWSLVLILAVVLTYRICDAIWGTFAYPFYLGELEYTNDEVAFASKFFGVGAIIAGLALGGLMLTAIGRMTTLFIGGLLAALTNLLYADLAIGGHNMQAVSDAVGFTWLISQVPGIGSASLAKLTFTIFFENLAIGIAGAAYIAWLSSIVSKKFSAVQYALLSSLTLLVGTLGRGALGEMIEDQGYFDVFVLTTFIGLAAVVLVAFEWWRQARAGAKSGVVTPDATAHPAE
- a CDS encoding bifunctional folylpolyglutamate synthase/dihydrofolate synthase → MRDMGRSDDPRVQAQLDRLGSLSIQRDTLGLDAIRELLRRLGDPHKRLPPVFHVAGTNGKGSTCAFLRAMLEAEGYKVHVTTSPHLVRYNERFRVAGKLIEDARLAELLEEVFDAAEGLDCSFFEISIAAAFVEFARVPADACVVEVGLGGRLDATNVLEPDVLAACGIAALGIDHEKFLLAPEDGVPQEPMARIAFEKAGIAKKGVPLVTIAQPEQERQAIETVAKDAGAPVIIASRVDERDLALPGEHQGLNAGLAIAMLRSQSKITVSDEAIAIGLRTASWPARLQLLSEGPLTALAPEQEIWLDGGHNPSAGAMLGAHFACHGVHLIIGMIEGKDPLAIIGPLGDRIRTLQVVPVPNFPSHPVKAFGPQAKAAANIEEALLNLPSDDYSVLIVGSLYLAGEVLRLNDEIPD
- the accD gene encoding acetyl-CoA carboxylase, carboxyltransferase subunit beta, coding for MNWFTRVRNSFGFGEKRSTDKDLWVKCPSCAEMLFEQEYMDNLWVCPRCDHHGRISADQRLNLLLDEGFEMLPQPEVKEDPLKFKDSKKYTDRLKIARAKSPHADAFSVGSGTIDGRAAVVGVQDFGFMGGSMGMAVGAAFVAGAEEALKRRAGYIVVTAAGGARMQEGILSLMQMPKATVMTRRLKEAGLPYIVVLTDPTTGGITASYAMLGDVQIAEPGALIGFAGQRVIQDTIREQLPEGFQRAEYLYEHGMVDMVVHRADLKEQLATVLGYLQPRKAA
- the trpA gene encoding tryptophan synthase subunit alpha; the encoded protein is MTRLSTAFAKTHPALVCFITAGDGDTAANLDALVEGGADVIELGMPFTDPMADGPAIQAANLRSLGKGTTTADVLMIANEFRVRHPDVPLVLMGYANPMIRRGPEWFAEQCRGCGVDGVICVDIPPEEDGELGPALRAAGIAPIRLSTPTTDAARLPAVLEGSEGFVYYVSVAGITGKQQAAIDSIEANVTRIKQSTDLPVAVGFGVRTTEQAAEIAKVADGVVVGSALVELVGKFGKDAPAKLKELTSALSQAVRTAR
- the trpB gene encoding tryptophan synthase subunit beta translates to MNQVNSFRNQPDERGHFGQFGGRYVAETLMPLILDLEREYRAAQADPAFKAEFDDLLEHYVGRPSPLYFAERLTEALGGAQVWFKRDELNHTGAHKINNCIGQILLAKRMGKTRIIAETGAGQHGVATATVCARFGLPCVIYMGAEDVKRQSPNVFRMKLLGAEVVPVTSGGATLKDAMNEGLRDWVANVHDTFYIIGTAAGPHPYPELVRDFQSVIGKEARAQMLDRVGRLPDLLIACIGGGSNALGLFHPFLDDPDVKMLGVEAAGHGLDGDEHAASLLGGAPGILHGNKTYLLQDEDGQITEGHSISAGLDYPGIGPEHAWLKESGRVEYTAVTDDEALDGFQLLCRTEGIIPALEPSHALAAVADRAKQMREDQIILMNLCGRGDKDIFTVAEKLGVEM
- a CDS encoding outer membrane protein, with product MKNIAMVAATAVAFIAVPAKADETRLEARGGVVWFDGGEEAVAGVAAGHDFHLDESFFIGIEGSADKVLADGADVLFGATARAGFIVAEDLKLFVAAGYSFNNSDAVHAGGGLQYNVSDQVYLKTEYRIYFDGFANINSAVAGVGFRF
- a CDS encoding phosphoribosylanthranilate isomerase, translated to MSVQIKICGLSTPETIDAAVDSGATHVGLVHFEPSVRHVSLEDAAKLRARVPTSVKVVLLLVNMQPNETAIALNTVKPDVVQFHGRETPEWAGMVREKTGVEVWKALGLKDAGTLARSSAFFGKVDRLLFDAPAKKLPGGNGIAFDWNLLAGHKHQVDWGIAGGLTADNVAEAILATGAPLVDASSGLEIAPGVKDVSLIQAFCSAARNA
- the pyrF gene encoding orotidine-5'-phosphate decarboxylase — translated: MSNPIFLALDVPQITPAKALLNKVKSHIGGVKLGLEFFCAHGHHGVHEIAHETGLPIFLDLKLHDIPNTVAGAMQAIHVLEPAIVTIHASGGRAMMEDAKAAAADGCKVVAVTMLTSLDERDMARTGITGTPHDHVMRLAELAQDAGLDGIVCSGQEVGAVHKRWKDGFFVVPGLRPGGKATGDQKRVVTPRKARDDGASVLVIGRPISKADDPLEAARAIEATL
- a CDS encoding LapA family protein, with product MQYVRTLIWVAITAFVVLFVTMNWGEPQEVRIWPSSDGDNFLFEWPVGVIAIVFFLLGMIPTWIYHRGVKWSLNRRITSLQNAVRSNSLSARHSAPPPSPSPAQTAADASDAGTAGDTLKPDDSN
- the purB gene encoding adenylosuccinate lyase, translating into MVPRYARPAMTAIWEPECKYEIWFLIEAHATQKLADLGVVPESGAKALWDWWATEPKIDVAAIDAKEAVLKHDVIAFLDWVAEQVGPEARFMHQGMTSSDVLDTTLAVQLTRATDLLLEDMDALLAAIKRRAEEHKFTPTIGRSHGIHAEPVTFGLKLAQAYAEFDRCRTRLINARAEIATCAISGAVGTFANIDPSVEAYVAEQLGLTPEPVSTQVIPRDRHAMYFSTLAVIASSIERLAVEIRHLQRTEVLEAEEYFAPGQKGSSAMPHKRNPILTENLTGQARMIRSYAMPALENVALWHERDISHSSVERFIGPDATITLDFALARLTGVVDKLLVYPERMEKNLDLMGGLVHSQRVLLALTQAGITRDNAYRLVQRNAMKVWESDGKLSLLELLKADDEVTAALSPEELEEKFNLDYHFKHVETIFARVFGG
- a CDS encoding NRDE family protein, with protein sequence MCVAAFAWRAHPDWHLVAIGNRDEYHQRPAAPLAHWKDREGVIAGPDLQSGGTWLGVSEQGQFVLVTNLRGYGQPDPSRKSRGELVTDLLTDQNQTLDMGSYNPFNIIHASRDEARFLTNRPDHISANLSRGVYGLSNGQLDEPWAKTVHLKTALFDWLWQSGSLSAPLFDALGSENLPSLGLQPRLPSDMPLEAQETPAFIRNPVYGTRCSTVVTVNKHGHGRILERRFDASGEKTGETALEFSWPG
- the radC gene encoding RadC family protein — protein: MPKAEDNPDKRPTKHAGSGHRARLRDRLLNGGAEALADYEVLEYLLFAAMRQGDTKPVAKALLKRFGSLSAVLNANPAVLTQVDGVGETSAAALKSVAIAARRMAWSEVKDRPVLGSWQSLLDYLAIDMAHLNLERVRVLYLDSRNRLIDDHHVEDGSTDEAAVHPREVIRRAMDLGASALILVHNHPSGSSEPSRADIQITKKIAEAGRLLGVIVHDHIIIGHEGHVSLRAKGLI